The Haloarcula laminariae genomic sequence GCCTGGCCATCGCTTTCTCCGGCGGCGTCGACTCGGCGCTGCTGGCCGCACGGCTCGACGCGCCGCTGTACGTCGCCGGGTTCCCGGAGAGCCACGACGTCGGGGCGGCCCGTTCGGCGGCCGAGCGACTCGACCGGGAGCTGCACGTGGTCGAACTGACTCACGACGCCATCGAGCGGGCCGTCCCCGAAATCGCCGCCGCGACCGGCCGCACCGACGCGATGTCGGTCCAGATAGCGCTCCCCCTGTATCTCACGGCGGAGCGCGTCGCCGCCGACGGGTTCGACCGCCTCGCGCTGGGCCAGGGCGCCGACGAGCTGTTCGGGGGGTACGCCAAGGTCGAGAAGGCGCCCGACGACCCCCGCGTCGAGGCCGACACCGTCCGTGGCGCCCAGCGAGAGGTCGTCCGGACGCTCCCGGAACAGCTCCCGCGGGACGTGCTGGCGCTGCGGGCGGCGGGCGTCGAGCCGGTGACACCGATACTGCACGACCGCGTCGTGTCGGCGGCGCTCAGGCTGGACGACGAGATGCTCGTCGACGGCGAGACGCGCAAGTGGGCGCTCCGGCAGGCCGCGTTGCACTCGCTCCCCGAGTCCATCGCGATGCGGGACAAGAAAGCCGCCCAGTACGGCTCGCTTGCCGCTCGCGAACTCGACCGGCTGGCCCGCCAGGCCGGCTACAAACGGCGGATGGACGACCACGTCACCCAGTACATCGAGTCGCTCCTGTAACGAACGGACGGTCGCTGGGGTTCACGGACCGGTCGACCGCCAGCGTCGCTTGGCCGGTCCGTGGCAACTGTCAGAGCATGGGCTGGCCTGTCCGCGCGTTCGTACTTGAACCTCCGTCGCCACTGCAGCCACTGGCGTCCGCTGTCGGCGGTCGACTGTTAGCCACGAGTAATTAAATATAATTAGTTTTTAGTTTGACGGCTGAGAACAGTCGCCTGAATGACAGTCAGTCCGTACGCTTCGATAGTCCTGTTCGGCCACGTATGCCGGGATAGCTACCGGAGGTGACCCTCTGTGGCCACGCATCGGCGGTCCATGGTCAAGGCGATAAGCTACCGGCTGTTCGCCACGTCGGTTGTCTTCGCCATCGCCTTCTTCTACACCGGACAGATAGGGTCGTCAGTGAAAATCGGCTTCACCGCGGCCGTCGCCAAGACGCTGCTGTACTACCTCTGGGAGCGGGTGTGGACGGCCATCGACTGGGGAACCGAGCCGGCGTAGCTACTCGACCGTCTCGATCGCTCGTCGGCCGATTTCCACCACGTCCGCCGGGATTTCGTCGCTGTGGGCGTCCAGTTCCTCGGCGGTGAACCACGTCCAGTCGTCGGCGGGCTGTTCGCCGGGACCGGGCTGGATGTCACGGCCCGGAGCGTCGCCGTAGAAGATGAAGTCGATGTGCTGGTGGCCTACCTCGCCGTTCTCGCCGACGTTGATGTCCTCTACCAGGAAGTGCTGTGGCTGGGGAATCGACCGAACGGTCTCGCTCGCGATGGCCTCCCGCGGGGCGACGAGGTCGACGGCGAGGCCCAGTTCCTCCTCGGTCTCCCGGAGCGCGGCCTCGTGAGGGAGTTCGTCCCGGTCGAGGTGGCCGCCGGCGGGGAGCCACATCCCCAGTTTGTCGTGTTCGTGTAGCGCGACGGCCCCGTCGTGGACGGCGTAGACGGTCGCGACGAAGTGGCGAGTCGTCTCCATGGCCCGGTCGACGCGCCCCGTGAAAAATTACGTTTCGAAGTTTCGGGCTCGGAGCCGCCGTTTCTCCGACAGCGAAAAAGACGGACAGAAGCTAGGGGTGGACGCTGTCTTCGGCTTCCAGCAGCTCGTGATAGCGGTTCCGAATCGTCACTTCGGAGATGTTGGCGACCTCGCTGACCTCGCTCTGGGTGACCTTCTCGTTCGTGAGCAGCGAGGCGGCATACACCGCGGCGGCGGCGAGTCCGACGGGGGACTTCCCGGAGTGGACGCCCTCGGCTTTCGCGTTCTGGAGGAGCTGGCGGGCGCGGCGTTCGACTTCCTCGGAGAGGTCCAGGTCGGACGCGAAGCGGGGGACGTAGCTCTCGGGGTCGGCGGGCTGGATTTCCAGGGAGAGCTCGCGGACCACGTAGCGGTAGGTGCGGGCGATTTCGTCCTTGCCCACGCGGGAGACGTTAGCGATTTCGTCGAGGCTCCGGGGCGTGCCGGCCTGTCGGGCGGCGGCGTACAGCGACGCCGTCGAGACGCCCTCGATGGAGCGGCCCGGCAGGAGGTCCTCGTCGAGGGCCCGCCGATAGATGACGCTCGCGGTCTCGCGGACGTTCTCGGGCAGACCCAGGGCCGAGGCCATGCGGTCTATCTCGCCCAGCGCCTGCTTGAGGTTACGCTCCTTGGAGTCGCGGGTCCGGAAGCGCTCGTTCCAGGTCCGCAGGCGCTGCATCTTCTCGCGCTGGCGCGAGGACAGGGAGTTGCCGTAGGCGTCCTTGTCCTGCCAGCCGATGTTGGTCGACAGCCCCTTGTCGTGCATCATGTTCGTCGTCGGGGCGCCGACGCGGGACTTCTGGTCTTTCTCCTTGGAGTCGAACGCGCGCCACTCGGGGCCGGGGTCAATTTCGTCTTCCTCGACGACCAGTCCGCAGTCCTCACAGACGGTTTCGCCGCGTTCGCTGTCGGAGAGCAACGAGCCGCCGCACTCGGGACAGACCAGTGACTCGTCTTCCTCCTCCTCTGTCTGTGTCTCGTCAGATTCGCGCTCGCTCGTGTATCGGCGGATAGTGGTATCGGTCATTGGTTTGGGCGTACAGGCGGGTCTGGTGACCCGAAAAACGTCTCTTGTATCCTTCTGTTGTAGCCTGAGCGACTTAAAAGTTTTCCCGAATCGCAAAGTTACGATTTTCTTATCCGAATCAGCGTTCGCGTTTACAGCCGAAAATGCTGTTACATAGTGAACCACCCTAAACAGTTCGGCTCGCGGTTCCGAAACGCTTACCGCCGGGCCACTGCTCCAAAACCCCATGAGCGACAACGCTGTCGACGGCGACGAGGTCGCCCACATCGCCGACCTCGCCCGAATCGACCTGGACGACGAGGAGGTCGAGCGGTTCACCGAGCAGTTCGGTGAGATCCTCTCGGCGTTCGAGGCCTTAGACGAGGTGCCCGAGACCGACCGCGAGGCCGACCTGACCAACGTGATGCGCCCCGACGAAGTCCGGGAGTGTCTGAGCCAGGAGGAAGCGCTGCAGAACGCCCCCGACTCGGAAGCCGGACAGTTCAAGGGCCCCAAGGTGTCGTAGATGGGCGACTACAACGCCTACATCGCCACGGACACCATCGACGGGGCCGATGACGGGCCACTCGCCGGGGAGACGGTCGCGGTGAAGGACAACATCTCCACGAAGGGCGTCCAGACCACCTGTGGCTCCGCAATGCTGGAAGGATACGTTCCGCCCTACGACGCGACGGTCGTCGAACGGCTCAAAGAAGCCGGCGCGACCATCCCCGGGAAGACCAACATGGACGAGTTCGGGATGGGTACCACGACGGAGACCTCGGCCTACGGTCCCGTCGAGAACCCCGCCGCCGAAGGGCGGGTCCCCGGTGGCTCCTCGGGCGGGTCCGCCGCCGTCGTCGCCGCCGGCGACGCCGACTACGCGCTGGGCAGCGACACCGGCGGCTCGGTCCGCTGTCCCGCCGCCTTCTGTGGCGTCGTCGGCATCAAGCCGACCTACGGGCTCGTCTCCCGGTACGGCCTCGTGGCCTACGCCAACAGCTTGGAACAGATAGGGCCCATCGCCCCCACCGTCGAGGACGCGGCCGAGCTCCTGGAGGTCATCGCCGGCCCCGACGAGCGCGACGGGACGACCCGGGACGCTCGGGACCACGGTGCCGACTACGAGTTCGCCGACGCCGCCGACGGCGACGTCGACGGGCTCTCCATCGGCGTCCCGACCGAGCTGTTGGACGGGGCCGACGAGCGCGTCGTCGAGACGTTCTGGGACGCCATCGACGACCTCGAATCGCAAGGCGCGAGCTACCACGAGGTCGACCTCCCGAGCGTCGAACACGCCGTCGAGGCCTACTACGTCATCGCCATGAGCGAGGCGTCCTCGAACCTGGCCCGCTTCGACGGGGTCCGCTACGGGAAGTCGGGCGGCGAGGGCAACTGGAACGAGTCGTTCGCGGGGTCCCGCGAGGACGGGTTCGGCGAGGAAGTCAAGCGCCGGGTCCTGCTTGGCACCTACGCGCTCTCGGCCGGCTACCACGACAAGTACTACAAGAAGGCCCAGGACGCCCGCGCGTGGGTCAAACAAGACTTCGACGAGGCGCTCTCGGAGGCCGACGTGCTCGCCTCGCCGACGATGCCGGTCCCGCCGATGGAACGCGGCGAGAGCCTCGATGACCCCCTGACGATGTATCTCGCCGACGCCAACACGACGCCGGTGAACCTGGCGAACCTCCCGGCCATCTCGGTGCCGGCCGGCGAGACCGACGACGGCCTCCCGGTCGGGCTCCAGTTCGTCGGACCGGCCTTCGGCGAGAAGACGATTATCCGGGCGGGCAGCGCGCTGGCCTAGAGCGGAACTCGCGCCAACGGCGCGAGTCCGGCCTTTTTCACCCACGTTTTTGCCGCGAGTGGTGTCCACAGCGAACGGAGTGAGCGAGGACACCCGAGCGGGAAAAAGGTGGTCGCGCGAGAAGACGATCATCCGGGCGGGCAGTGCGCTGGCCTAGAGCGTGGCGAGCGAACTGGTACGTTTTTACCGGCCGACTCTCTCTGTCGGGGTGTGAGTGCCCTTGATTTCGTTCGCTGGCCGCTGGTGGCCAAGTCCGTCGCCGTGGGAACCGGTCTCGGGAGCATCTACGGCGTCGCGACGGGCGATTTCGTCTTCGGCCTCGTGCTGGGAGCCATGATGGGGTTCGGCTTCGCCATCGGCCGGTCGTACTCGACGTAACCGCCACCGCCGCTTTTACTCCGGGAGGCCCTACCACGGACAGTGACCGACATCGTCGTCTGGCACCGGGCCGACCTGCGCACCGTCGACAACGCCGCCCTGACGGCTGCGGCGGCCGACGCCGACCGCGTGGCGCCGGTGTTCGTCGTCGACCCGAGCTACTACGGCGACGACGGGCTGGCGTGTGACGCTCGGCTGCGGTTCTGCCACGAATCGCTGCGTGACCTCCGCCGGCAGTACCGCGACCTCGGGAGCGACCTCAAGCTGCTGTCGGGGGACCCGCGCGAGCGGCTGTCCGAGCTGCTGGACGAGGGCTGGGAAGTCTACTGCAACCGCGACGCCACCGCCCGGCGGGGGCTCGAACGCGACCGGGCGCTGCTGGGACGGGAGGGCGTCACTGTCTTCGAGGACGACGGGCTCCGCTGGCCGGACGAGCGCGACGCGGACGGGACCGTCGCCGTCGACACCCGCGAGGGGTGGGACGAGTCGTGTGCGGCGTACTTCGAGCGCGACCAGCACCCCCGTCCCGCCTCGCTCCCGTCGAACCCCATCGCGAGCGACGTAACCGTCGACGAGGTCGAACGCCGTCACGGCGTTGCCCCCGGAAAGTCCGGCGTCCCACAGGGCGGCACGGTTCCCGGCACCGAGGCGCTCTCGGCCTTCCTCGACCGGCTGGCCGAGTATCCCGGCGTCGTCTCGCCGCCGGCGGCCGCACAGGCCCGCTCCTCGCGACTCTCGCCGTACCTGAAGTTCGGCTGTCTCTCCGAGCGGCAGGTGTACCAGCGGGTCCAGTCAGCGCCCGACTCGCGGGGCCGGTCGATGTACACCTCGCGGCTCTACTGGAACCGCCACTACCACCAGAAGCTGGCCGACTGGCCGGGCTGGACCGAACGCGCGGTCAACCCCGTCTTCCGGGGACTCTACCGGGACGAGCACGACGCCGACCTCGACCGGGCCTGGCGCGAGGGCCGCACCGGCTTCCCGATGGTCGACGCCGCGATGCGCGCGCTCGTAGAGACCGGCTACATCAACTTCCGGACCCGGGCGCTGGTCGCGACGTTTTACGTCTACGTCCTGAAACAGTGGTGGAAGCCCGGGGCCGACTTCATGTACTACCACCTCGTCGACGCCGACCCGGCCATCAACTACACGCAGTGGCAGTCCCAGTGCAACCTGACCGGCGTCCACCCGGTGCGCGTGTACGACCCCGCAAAGCAGGTCCGGGAGTACGACCCCGAGGGCGAGTTCGTCCGCGAGTACGTCCCCGAACTGAGCGAGTTGCCCGACGAACACCTCGCCCGACCGGAGAAGACGCCGCCCCACGTCCAGGACGCCTGCGGCGTCGACATCGGGACGGACTACCCCTACCCCGTCGTGGAGTACGACCACGAGGCCGCGACCGCGAGGGACGACTACGCAGCGCTCGACGGGCGGGCGAAGGAGGCGCTGTCGGATCCGCGGGTACGACGGCGCTGTTCGTTCTCCGGTCGCGGCGGGGACCGGGCCGACGACGGCGGGGACGACGGCGGCCAGGCCAGCCTCTCGGAGTTCTGACTACTGGAGCACCGACTCGTACACCTCGACGAGCCGGTCGACGGCGTGGTCGATGCTGACCGCGTCCCGCCGGGCCAGACAGTGGTCCCGGAGCGTCGCGCGCTCGTCGAGCACCCGCTCGATGGCGCGCTGGAAGCCGTCCATGTCGCCCTCCGCGTAGCTGTAGCCGGTCTCGCCGTCGACGACGGTGTCGCTGAGCGCGCCCGCGTCGACGCCGGCGACCGGGGTCCCACAGCAGTTGGCCTCCAGGGCGACGAGCCCCTGGGTCTCGACCGGGCTGGGGAAGGCAAAGACGTCGAGCGCCGCGTAGAACTCCGGGAGTTCCTCGCGGTCGAGGAATCCGAGAAAGCGGACGTCGAGGTCGCTGGTCGCGGCCGCGTCCTCCAGGTCCTCTCGAGCGGGGCCGTCACCGGCGAAGACGACGGTCACGTCCAGTCCCACACAGGCCGTGAGGATGTCGCCCAGACACTTCTCGTGGCCGTGGCGACCGGTGTAGCCCACCAGCGGACCGTCGGGCAGGTCGTACCGGTCCCGGAAGTCGCTCTCCTCGGGCGGCGCGAAGAAGTCCGTGTCGACGCCGTTTGAGACGACCTCGACGGCCGTCCCGGCGCCGATGGTCTCCCGGACGTACTCGGCGGTCCGCTCGGTCGGGGTGATGATGCGGTCGGCGCCCCCGAGATACCACCGCTCGTACTGCTCGGCGCTGGACTGGACGGCCGACTCGACGAGATCCGTCTTCGAGACGTACTCGGCGTACTCGCCGGTCGGGGTGTGGTAGGAGGCGACCAGCGGCGCGTCTATCTTCCGGGCCAATCGCTTGCCGGCCATCCCGAGGCTGAAGGCGGTGTGTGCGTGGACCACGTCGGCGTCGCGGACCTTGCTCGGGATCTGTGGCATCCCGAGCCGGAACCCCTCGTAGAACGGGAACGGGAGGCTCCGGACGGGATACTCCCCAGCCACGGGGACGTGGTCGCTCTGCGGGTAGACCACGTCCATGCGGCCGCCGCGGGCCTGCCAGTGGTCGCGCCACGTCTGAACCGTGTAGGTGACGCCGTTGACGGTCGGCAGGTAGGTGTCGGTGAAGGCGGCGACCTGCGGCAGTGCCATGGCGACGGCGTAGACAGACCAACGGCTAAACGCTTGCCATTGGTGGGTGGGCGACGAGCGACGTATTTTTCAGCGGCGCGGCTGAGCAACAGCCAATGGGACGTGACCGGTGGCTGGTGGCCTGGGCGCTGGGGTCGGTCGCGTTCGGCGCGACCTCCCTGTTGATTCCGCTCTACTTCGTCAGTATCGGCGGCACCACGTTACTGCTCGGGGTGCTGGCCGGGACCGCCGCCGCGGCCGGCGCGCCGGCCGCGCTCCTCTTCGGTCGGCTGGCCGACGGCGGCGGCAACAGGCGGTCGCTCGTCCTCGTCGCGCTCGGGCTGGCCGCCGCCGCTATCGCGGCCGTCGCGGCGACCCGGTCGGTCCCCGTCGTCATCGCCGGCAACGCCGTCCTCTGGTTCGCCGCCGGCGCGGCCGCCCCGGTGCTGACGCTGCTGGTCACGGTCGGCTCGCCCGAACGCGACTGGCCCGGCCGCTTTGCCGCCCTCAACCGGTACCAGGGTTGGGGGTGGGCCGGGGGCCTCGTCCTCGGGTTAGCGTGGACGGGGCTGCTCTCGGCTCCCCTCGGCGTCGTCGGTGCCCAGCGGACGCTGCTGTGGGCCTGTACCGGTATCACGGTTCTCTCGGCCGGGCTCGCCGCGAAGTGGCTCCCAGCACAGCCGGCGGCGGGGGGCCAGCCCCGGGCCGGCCGCATCGCCCGCGCGCTCGCCCGATCGCGCCGGCTCCCGGTGCGCAGCGCGACCTTCCCCGTCGGACCGGGACGGCTCTACTGGCTCACCCGGTCGCTTCACCCCCGACAGCTCGCCGGCCGGCTCACGCCGTCGCTGTCGCTGTACTTCGTCGCCGTCCTGGCCGTCTTCACCGGCTTCGGAGTGTTCTGGGGGCCGCTGCCGTCGTATCTGGCCGGCACGCTCGGCTACGGCTCCGGGGTCGTCTTCGGGCTGTATCTGCTCTCCAGCCTGGGCTCGGCGCTGTGTTACGGCCTCGCCGGGCGGCTCGCCGAGCGGTACGACGCCGTCGGCCTGCAGACCGTGAGCCTGCTCGGCCGCGCAGTCCTCCACCCGTCGGTCGCCGTCGTCGGGCTCGCGGTCCCCGCCGGCGTCCTCGGGCTGGTCGCTAACGGCGTTCTCTTCACCGCCATCGGCGTCGCGTGGGCCGTCGTCGCCATCACCGCCGCGGCCATCGTCAGCCGGCTCGCGCCCCCCGCGATTCGGGGCGAGGCGCTGGGCCTGTACACCGCGCTGTCCGGGCTCGCGACCGGCGTCGGTTCGGTGCTCGGGGGGTGGCTCGGCGGCTACGGCTTCACGCTCGCCTTCGGCGTCGCCGGTGGTTTCGTCCTCGCCGGTACCGCGCTCGTAGCGCTCATCTGGCAGCGTACGGCCGAGGTTGAGCCGTCCGTTCGGCCGGCTGAGAGCCCCTAGACCAGCCCCTCGTACACTTCGACCAGCCGGTCGCCGACGCGGTCGAGCCCGTGTTCGCGGGCCGTCTCCCTGGCGTTCTCCCCGAGCCGGTCCCGCAGGTCCGGGTTCGCTTCGAGCCGTTCGAGCGCCTCGCGGAACTCCCGGCGGTCGCTGCAGATGAGGCAGTCGTGGCCGTCCTCGTAGTACTCCCGGAACACCGGGATGTCCGAGAGGACGACGGCTTTCCCACAGGCCATCGCCTCCAGGACGACGATACCCTGGTTCTCGACCTTCGACGGGAAGCAGAACACGTCGCCGGCCCCGTAGGCCCCGCGGATGTCCTCGACCCAGCCGGTGAACGTGACGTTCTCGGGCGGGTCGCCGGTCCACTTTCGGACCGCCGCCGAACCCTGTGGCCCGTCGTCGTAGGTGCCGAACCAGGCGAAGTCGTAGTCGGTTTCCCGAGCGAGTTCACAGAACGTCGTCAGCCCCTTGCGCTCGAAGACGCTGCCGACGGCGAAGACGACCATCCCGTCGAGGTCGTAGCGGTCGCGGTACTCCTCGCGGTACGCCTCGAACCCCTGCAGGGGTTCGGTGTCGATGCCGTTCGTGACCGGCTGTATGGGCGCGTCCACGGGGTAGTCTTCGAGGACGCCCTTCGTGTACTCGGAGGGACAGAGTACCTGGTCGGCCTGCGAGTAGAACCACTTGAGATACTCGCCCAGCGCCGGTGCGACGAGGTTCGACCCGCGGAAGCTCCCCTTGAAGTCCTCGCGGGTGACGTGAGCGTGGAGGACGAGCGGGATGCCGTTGCGGTTCGCGTGGCGGGCCACCGCGACCGACCCCGGCCCGATCATGTTGCAGTGGGCGACGTCGTAGCTCTCGAAGACCGGGTCGTCGAACGCCAGCTTCCCGCCGACGGCCCAGCCCGGATGGCCGTCGGTCCAGGGCGTCGTCACCACGTCGACGCCGGCGTCGGCCAGCGCCCGTCGCTGGTGGTCGACCGAAGTGGCGATACCGGACCGGTCGAGCCGGTCTTCGAGTTCCAGATAGTTGAGGACGCGCACGACCGGTCGCTCACCGGCCGCGAGCAAAACGATATCGGCTCGCGGCCGTCGTCGTCCGGAAGGCGTTTGCCCTCCCCAACCCGAGTACCGCCGATGACCGACGAGGAGACCATCGCCCGCGAGCGCATCGAACGCCTGCAGTCGATGGCCCGCGAGGCCGTCAGCGAGGGGCGCGACGAGCGGGCCCGCGAGTACGTCCGCCGCGCCCGCCGCATCGCCGAGCGCCACCGACTCCGGCTCCCGAAAGGGTTCTCCCACTCCATCTGTCGCGCCTGCGACGCCTTCCTCGTCCCCGGGGACAACGCCCGCGTTCGCACGCAGTCGGGCCACGTCGTCGTCACCTGTGAGTGCGGGTCACAGTCACGCTATCCCTACGCATAAGCGTTGGTACGGGATTTAAATAATTCCACAGTCCAGTGGACGTATGCCATCGAAATCTAGAGACCAGCGGATACACGACCTGGACGCGACCCTCCGGGTCGGCAAGAAGGGCGTCGAGTCCGTCGTGGACGAACTCGACAGCCAGCTCGAGGACAACCAGTTCGTGAAAGTGAAGTTCCTGCGCGCGGCTCGGGGCGGCACCACGAGTGGGGAACTGGCGGACGAACTGGCCGACCGCGTCTCGGCCGACGTGGCACAGGTCCGCGGACACACGGCGGTGTTCGAGCGATAATGCAGGTCCCGGCAATCGCCGCGATACTCGACGACTTCCTCCCCGCCGGCGTGGCCGACACGATAGCGAGCGCCATCGTGTTCGTCGGGGCCTTTGTCGTCGTCTACCTGGTCAGCAAGGTCGTCGTCACCCCTATCCTCGACCGGTCGCTGGCGCGGCGCGACCTCGACGCGCACGCCCGGAAGCCGATACAGAAGGTCGCGAGCATTCTCATGCTGTTTGTCGCCGTCGCCGTCGCCTTCGGCATGGCCGGCTTCGGGAACTTCCTGACGGCGCTCGCGACCATCGGCGCCGCCGCGACGCTCGGCATCGCCTTCGCCATGCAGGACGTGCTGAAGAACTTCGTCGCCGGCGTCTTCATCTTCACCGACAAGCCGTTCCGCATCGGCGACTGGATCGAGTGGGACAACAGCTCCGGCGTCGTCGAGGACATCAGCCTGCGGGTCACCCGCGTTCGCACCTTCGACAACGAGCTCCTGACGGTGCCGAACTCGAACCTGACCGACGACGTCATCAAGAACCCCGTCGCCAAGGACCAGCTCCGCCTGAAGTTCCTCTTCGGTATCAGCTACGACGACGACATCGACCAGGCCACCGACATCATCATGGAGGAG encodes the following:
- the gatA gene encoding Asp-tRNA(Asn)/Glu-tRNA(Gln) amidotransferase subunit GatA; the protein is MGDYNAYIATDTIDGADDGPLAGETVAVKDNISTKGVQTTCGSAMLEGYVPPYDATVVERLKEAGATIPGKTNMDEFGMGTTTETSAYGPVENPAAEGRVPGGSSGGSAAVVAAGDADYALGSDTGGSVRCPAAFCGVVGIKPTYGLVSRYGLVAYANSLEQIGPIAPTVEDAAELLEVIAGPDERDGTTRDARDHGADYEFADAADGDVDGLSIGVPTELLDGADERVVETFWDAIDDLESQGASYHEVDLPSVEHAVEAYYVIAMSEASSNLARFDGVRYGKSGGEGNWNESFAGSREDGFGEEVKRRVLLGTYALSAGYHDKYYKKAQDARAWVKQDFDEALSEADVLASPTMPVPPMERGESLDDPLTMYLADANTTPVNLANLPAISVPAGETDDGLPVGLQFVGPAFGEKTIIRAGSALA
- a CDS encoding asparagine synthase C-terminal domain-containing protein, with amino-acid sequence MRGTTDSVVRDALTSGEPLPGTAGFAGELDGALVRDVLGREPLFVDAGESEGTVPDWSDDPTDLTEPQLFPAGHVLGTGELRAVWTLPDPEPFEDRETAVERVRDAVETSVDAVDTDGLAIAFSGGVDSALLAARLDAPLYVAGFPESHDVGAARSAAERLDRELHVVELTHDAIERAVPEIAAATGRTDAMSVQIALPLYLTAERVAADGFDRLALGQGADELFGGYAKVEKAPDDPRVEADTVRGAQREVVRTLPEQLPRDVLALRAAGVEPVTPILHDRVVSAALRLDDEMLVDGETRKWALRQAALHSLPESIAMRDKKAAQYGSLAARELDRLARQAGYKRRMDDHVTQYIESLL
- a CDS encoding glycosyltransferase — protein: MALPQVAAFTDTYLPTVNGVTYTVQTWRDHWQARGGRMDVVYPQSDHVPVAGEYPVRSLPFPFYEGFRLGMPQIPSKVRDADVVHAHTAFSLGMAGKRLARKIDAPLVASYHTPTGEYAEYVSKTDLVESAVQSSAEQYERWYLGGADRIITPTERTAEYVRETIGAGTAVEVVSNGVDTDFFAPPEESDFRDRYDLPDGPLVGYTGRHGHEKCLGDILTACVGLDVTVVFAGDGPAREDLEDAAATSDLDVRFLGFLDREELPEFYAALDVFAFPSPVETQGLVALEANCCGTPVAGVDAGALSDTVVDGETGYSYAEGDMDGFQRAIERVLDERATLRDHCLARRDAVSIDHAVDRLVEVYESVLQ
- a CDS encoding mechanosensitive ion channel family protein; protein product: MQVPAIAAILDDFLPAGVADTIASAIVFVGAFVVVYLVSKVVVTPILDRSLARRDLDAHARKPIQKVASILMLFVAVAVAFGMAGFGNFLTALATIGAAATLGIAFAMQDVLKNFVAGVFIFTDKPFRIGDWIEWDNSSGVVEDISLRVTRVRTFDNELLTVPNSNLTDDVIKNPVAKDQLRLKFLFGISYDDDIDQATDIIMEEAEAHEDILADPAPSVRLTELGDSSVGLQSRIWIDDPSRADWVRTRGEFVTAVKQRFDEEDITIPYPNRTIGGGLEMAGMDSPVTADD
- the gatC gene encoding Asp-tRNA(Asn)/Glu-tRNA(Gln) amidotransferase subunit GatC, with translation MSDNAVDGDEVAHIADLARIDLDDEEVERFTEQFGEILSAFEALDEVPETDREADLTNVMRPDEVRECLSQEEALQNAPDSEAGQFKGPKVS
- a CDS encoding transcription initiation factor IIB, translated to MTDTTIRRYTSERESDETQTEEEEDESLVCPECGGSLLSDSERGETVCEDCGLVVEEDEIDPGPEWRAFDSKEKDQKSRVGAPTTNMMHDKGLSTNIGWQDKDAYGNSLSSRQREKMQRLRTWNERFRTRDSKERNLKQALGEIDRMASALGLPENVRETASVIYRRALDEDLLPGRSIEGVSTASLYAAARQAGTPRSLDEIANVSRVGKDEIARTYRYVVRELSLEIQPADPESYVPRFASDLDLSEEVERRARQLLQNAKAEGVHSGKSPVGLAAAAVYAASLLTNEKVTQSEVSEVANISEVTIRNRYHELLEAEDSVHP
- a CDS encoding MFS transporter; amino-acid sequence: MGRDRWLVAWALGSVAFGATSLLIPLYFVSIGGTTLLLGVLAGTAAAAGAPAALLFGRLADGGGNRRSLVLVALGLAAAAIAAVAATRSVPVVIAGNAVLWFAAGAAAPVLTLLVTVGSPERDWPGRFAALNRYQGWGWAGGLVLGLAWTGLLSAPLGVVGAQRTLLWACTGITVLSAGLAAKWLPAQPAAGGQPRAGRIARALARSRRLPVRSATFPVGPGRLYWLTRSLHPRQLAGRLTPSLSLYFVAVLAVFTGFGVFWGPLPSYLAGTLGYGSGVVFGLYLLSSLGSALCYGLAGRLAERYDAVGLQTVSLLGRAVLHPSVAVVGLAVPAGVLGLVANGVLFTAIGVAWAVVAITAAAIVSRLAPPAIRGEALGLYTALSGLATGVGSVLGGWLGGYGFTLAFGVAGGFVLAGTALVALIWQRTAEVEPSVRPAESP
- a CDS encoding DUF2061 domain-containing protein encodes the protein MATHRRSMVKAISYRLFATSVVFAIAFFYTGQIGSSVKIGFTAAVAKTLLYYLWERVWTAIDWGTEPA
- a CDS encoding NUDIX hydrolase, whose protein sequence is METTRHFVATVYAVHDGAVALHEHDKLGMWLPAGGHLDRDELPHEAALRETEEELGLAVDLVAPREAIASETVRSIPQPQHFLVEDINVGENGEVGHQHIDFIFYGDAPGRDIQPGPGEQPADDWTWFTAEELDAHSDEIPADVVEIGRRAIETVE
- a CDS encoding YhbY family RNA-binding protein — its product is MPSKSRDQRIHDLDATLRVGKKGVESVVDELDSQLEDNQFVKVKFLRAARGGTTSGELADELADRVSADVAQVRGHTAVFER
- a CDS encoding FAD-binding domain-containing protein — protein: MTDIVVWHRADLRTVDNAALTAAAADADRVAPVFVVDPSYYGDDGLACDARLRFCHESLRDLRRQYRDLGSDLKLLSGDPRERLSELLDEGWEVYCNRDATARRGLERDRALLGREGVTVFEDDGLRWPDERDADGTVAVDTREGWDESCAAYFERDQHPRPASLPSNPIASDVTVDEVERRHGVAPGKSGVPQGGTVPGTEALSAFLDRLAEYPGVVSPPAAAQARSSRLSPYLKFGCLSERQVYQRVQSAPDSRGRSMYTSRLYWNRHYHQKLADWPGWTERAVNPVFRGLYRDEHDADLDRAWREGRTGFPMVDAAMRALVETGYINFRTRALVATFYVYVLKQWWKPGADFMYYHLVDADPAINYTQWQSQCNLTGVHPVRVYDPAKQVREYDPEGEFVREYVPELSELPDEHLARPEKTPPHVQDACGVDIGTDYPYPVVEYDHEAATARDDYAALDGRAKEALSDPRVRRRCSFSGRGGDRADDGGDDGGQASLSEF
- a CDS encoding ribonuclease P protein component 4, producing the protein MTDEETIARERIERLQSMAREAVSEGRDERAREYVRRARRIAERHRLRLPKGFSHSICRACDAFLVPGDNARVRTQSGHVVVTCECGSQSRYPYA
- a CDS encoding glycosyltransferase family 4 protein, giving the protein MRVLNYLELEDRLDRSGIATSVDHQRRALADAGVDVVTTPWTDGHPGWAVGGKLAFDDPVFESYDVAHCNMIGPGSVAVARHANRNGIPLVLHAHVTREDFKGSFRGSNLVAPALGEYLKWFYSQADQVLCPSEYTKGVLEDYPVDAPIQPVTNGIDTEPLQGFEAYREEYRDRYDLDGMVVFAVGSVFERKGLTTFCELARETDYDFAWFGTYDDGPQGSAAVRKWTGDPPENVTFTGWVEDIRGAYGAGDVFCFPSKVENQGIVVLEAMACGKAVVLSDIPVFREYYEDGHDCLICSDRREFREALERLEANPDLRDRLGENARETAREHGLDRVGDRLVEVYEGLV